From the genome of Bactrocera oleae isolate idBacOlea1 chromosome 2, idBacOlea1, whole genome shotgun sequence, one region includes:
- the LOC138858894 gene encoding LOW QUALITY PROTEIN: stalled ribosome sensor GCN1-like (The sequence of the model RefSeq protein was modified relative to this genomic sequence to represent the inferred CDS: deleted 1 base in 1 codon): MSMLKAAFAGNPKAVSLHFDKLLMQLLKLLTCPIAAESLEKLYFKFREACFEDSFDLGRDIAVMTVRLENPRIDLPNEWITNDMNEIIESILLNIHKLLIYRHTDEHKNTSNTLFSAPSFTTYTFEFLKRAFATNFVVNSEELLLIGIQLIESHAQIRGFTVFGEVTDYNHPKYMPRLEMSKLLLNFINMYQGRVQTQTVGGLLEVANLSSGEDYCAYATNDEIEIFLNSLESSKESVREVSLRVLKIIKKVILFKNEMHQNLISRLKLRLWIAKYDTSGENRILASDLWESAKFVPPELDDVLLLVTHKELCIQKAASASLVQLLSTNHEQVKYTAKSLLDIYREKLTMIPPKLDQFDREIFPAIDQWEPRRGIAISISQVSKFFDVDDVNEIMQFMVAQGFRDRYETVHKEMLASALCIVDCHGQETIVNLLPVFEDFLDKAPKSQTFDNVRQAVVILMGSLARHLEADDIRIEPIVRRLISALSTPSQQVQEAVANCLPHLVSSVKDKAPEIIKKLLQQLIKSDKYGERRGAAYGIAGIVKGLGILSLKQFDIMSKLTTFIQEKKNYKSREGALFAFEVLCTTLGRLFEPYIVHVLPHLLQCFGDSSQYVRQAADDTAKVVMGKLSAHGVKLVLPSLLNALDEDSWRTKTASVELLGAMAFCAPKQLSSCLPNIVPKLIEVLGDSHTKVQEAGADALKVIGSVIKNPEIQAIVPILLTALEDPSKNTSNCLHSLLQTKFVHFIDAPSLALIMPVVERAFMDRSTETRKMAAQIIGNMYSLTDQKDLVPYLPNIIPGLKMSLLDPVPEVRAISARALRAMVRGIGESSFEDLLPWLMQTLTSESSSVDRSGAAQGLAEVVGGLGVQKLHQLMPDIITTAERTDIAPHVKDGYIMMFIYMPGPFPKDFTPYIGQIINPILKALADENEYVRDTALKAGQRIVNLYAESAVMLLLPELEKGLFDDNWRIRFSSVQLLGDLLYRISGVSGKMTTETASEDDNFGTEQSHTAIIRFLGEERRNRVLSGLYMGRSDVSLMVRQASLHVWKVVVTNTPRTLREILPTLFSLLLGCLASTSYDKRQVAARTLGDLVRKLGERVLPEIIIILEKGLNSEHPDQRQGVCIGLSEIMTSTSKEMVLSFVNSLVPTVRRALSDPLPEVRGAAAKTFESLHSTVGSRALDDILPSMLEGLNDPDPTVAEYTLDGLRQVMTIKSRVVLPYLVPQLTSTPVNTKALSILVSVAGDALTKYLPKILDALLHALSDAQGTAYEYQELDYCQAVILSVTDEIGVRTIVDTLMMSAKSDCINIRKSASSLLCVFCTHSPGDYSQYVPQLLRSLLRLMADSNRDILQNSWDALNSVVKTLDSTQQISLVCDVRQAVRFASSEIKGSELPGFCLPKGITPLLPVFREAILNGMPDVKENAANEGLGEIISLTSAQSLQPSVVQITGPLIRILGDRFNAGVKAAVLETLAILLKKVGVMLKQFLPQLQTTFLKALHDSNRSVRMKAGQAISELVIIHSRPDSIFNEIHNGIKSNDDPSMRETMLAAIRLSINLAGEKMSECLKLQLSATLLNMIGHSEEISRSASAGCLGALLKYLSIQQVDDLLELHIFVAGNGDVLLKHGRTAALFVALKESPAIITSKYESKLIEFITSSISSDKINIASSGVRAMTCLLHYYMSNDIMCSPIIVSCFTRAMNHKSNEIKQIVAKSCNYLAKTLAIDKMSPDVIKQLVPMLVNGTKEKNGYVKSNSEIALVSILHLRDNDTTFSYVCQLLEVGARDSLNEVVNKVLRKAAVQAIGKDEEFDDTILN, translated from the exons ATGTCTATGTTAAAGGCGGCATTCGCAGGAAATCCTAAAGCAGTTTCATTACATTTTGATAAGTTATTAATGCAATTATTAAAGTTACTTACATGTCCAATCGCAGCTGAATCGTTggaaaaactttatttcaaatttcgagAAGCATGCTTTGAAGATAGCTTTGACTTGGGTAGAGATATTGCTGTAATGACCGTACGATTAGAAAACCCACGGATAGATTTGCCAAATGAATGGATAACAAACGATATGAACGAGATCATTGAAAGTATTTTACTCAACATCCATAAACTCTTAATATACCGTCATACTGatgaacataaaaatacatcaaACACTCTATTTAGCGCACCgtcctttaca acatatacattcgagTTTTTAAAACGAGCGTTTGCGACAAATTTCGTAGTGAACAGCGAAGAATTGTTGTTGATTGGTATTCAATTGATTGAAAGTCATGCTCAAATTAGAGGCTTTACGGTGTTTGGTGAAGTGACAGACTACAACCACCCTAAGTACATGCCTCGTTTAGAAATGTCGAAATTACtactcaattttataaatatgtaccaaGGCAGAGTTCAAACACAAACCGTAGGTGGACTTTTGGAAGTGGCAAACTTAAGTTCTGGGGAAGACTACTGTGCATATGCTACTAACGATGAGAtagagatatttttaaattcgttgGAAAGCAGCAAAGAGTCAGTAAGAGAAGTTTCATTGAGGGttctgaaaattattaaaaaagttattttgtttaaaaatgaaatgcaccaaaatttaatttctcgtTTAAAACTTCGATTGTGGATTGCTAAATATGACACTTCGGGTGAAAATCGCATATTAGCTTCAGATTTGTGGGAATCGGCTAAATTTGTACCACCTGAATTAGATGATGTACTTTTGCTTGTCACACATAAGGAGCTTTGTATACAAAAAGCTGCTTCTGCTTCTCTTGTGCAATTACTTTCCACTAATCATGAACAGGTAAAATATACAGCAAAATCTTTACTCGATATATACAGAGAAAAATTGACCATGATTCCTCCTAAATTGGATCAATTCGATCGAGAAATTTTTCCTGCTATAGATCAATGGGAGCCTCGAAGAGGAATTGCCATATCAATATCACaggtttccaaattttttgatgTTGACGACGTTAATGAAATTATGCAATTTATGGTAGCACAAGGATTTAGAGATCGTTATGAAACTGTCCATAAAGAAATGCTTGCATCTGCTCTTTGTATAGTGGATTGTCATGGACAAGAAACTATAGTCAACTTGTTACCAGTTTTCGAAGACTTTTTAGACAAAGCACCGAAATCACAAACCTTCGATAACGTTAGACAAGCTGTGGTCATTTTAATGGGATCATTAGCTCGACACTTAGAAGCTGATGATATTCGAATTGAACCTATAGTGCGAAGGCTAATTTCAGCTCTGTCAACACCTTCTCAGCAAGTACAAGAAGCCGTGGCTAATTGCTTACCACATTTAGTTTCATCGGTGAAAGATAAAGCTCctgaaattataaagaaattattgcaACAACTAATAAAATCTGATAAGTATGGAGAGCGGAGGGGTGCAGCTTATGGAATTGCGGGCATTGTGAAAGGCTTGGGAATTTTGTCATTGAAACAATTCGatataatgtcaaaattaacgACATTTAtacaagagaaaaaaaattataaatcacgGGAAGGTgcactttttgcttttgaagTATTATGTACAACCCTTGGACGTTTATTTGAGCCTTACATTGTTCATGTACTACCTCATCTATTGCAATGCTTTGGAGACTCGTCTCAATACGTTAGGCAAGCAGCTGATGATACGGCAAAAGTAGTTATGGGTAAACTTTCGGCACATGGAGTTAAACTTGTTCTTCCATCGTTACTTAATGCTTTAGATGAAGATTCCTGGCGAACGAAGACAGCTTCGGTTGAACTCCTCGGAGCTATGGCATTTTGTGCACCCAAACAATTGTCATCATGTTTACCTAACATAGTTCCAAAACTAATCGAAGTACTTGGTGACTCGCATACTAAAGTGCAGGAAGCTGGTGCTGACGCACTCAAAGTAATAGGATCCGTAATAAAAAATCCCGAAATTCAAGCTATCGTTCCTATATTATTGACAGCTTTAGAAGATCCatcaaaaaatacttcaaattgTTTGCACAGTTtacttcaaacaaaatttgtacaTTTTATAGATGCACCATCTTTGGCCCTAATAATGCCTGTGGTTGAGAGAGCATTCATGGATAGATCTACCGAGACTCGAAAAATGGCAGCTCAAATCATAGGTAATATGTACTCTCTTACCGATCAAAAGGATTTAGTGCCATATTTGCCTAATATAATTCCTGGTCTAAAGATGTCTCTTCTTGACCCCGTGCCGGAGGTTAGAGCCATCTCTGCGAGAGCATTACGAGCTATGGTTCGTGGAATAGGTGAATCTTCATTTGAAGATCTACTACCATGGTTGATGCAAACCTTGACATCAGAATCTAGTAGTGTCGACCGCAGTGGAGCTGCTCAAGGTCTTGCCGAAGTTGTTGGCGGTTTAGGAGTGCAAAAGTTGCATCAATTAATGCCAGATATTATCACAACTGCGGAGAGAACAGATATTGCCCCACATGTGAAAGATGGATATATAatgatgtttatatatatgccaGGGCCTTTCCCTAAAGATTTTACTCCTTATATTGGCCAAATAATTAATCCTATATTAAAAGCATTGGCTGATGAGAATGAGTATGTTCGGGACACGGCATTAAAAGCGGGGCAACGCATAGTGAATTTGTACGCCGAATCAGCAGTGATGCTTCTTCTTCCTGAACTAGAAAAGGGTTTATTTGATGATAACTGGAGAATACGGTTTAGTTCTGTTCAATTATTAGGAGATTTGCTATACAGAATATCGGGCGTATCTGGAAAAATGACTACAGAAACGGCAAGTGAAGATGATAATTTTGGAACCGAACAGTCACATACTGCCATAATAAGATTTTTAGGCGAAGAAAGGCGAAATAGAGTTCTTTCAGGCCTTTATATGGGTCGGAGTGATGTATCACTGATGGTACGACAAGCGTCACTACATGTTTGGAAAGTCGTAGTAACAAACACACCACGCACACTAAGGGAAATCTTACCTACATTATTTAGTTTACTATTAGGATGTTTGGCAAGCACCAGCTATGATAAACGTCAAGTTGCTGCGCGAACGTTAGGAGATTTGGTGAGAAAATTGGGAGAGAGAGTACTTcccgaaataataataatattagagAAGGGACTTAATTCGGAACATCCAGATCAACGTCAAGGAGTTTGCATTGGCCTATCGGAAATAATGACCTCAACTTCTAAAGAAATGGTATTGTCGTTCGTTAACAGTCTAGTTCCAACAGTAAGAAGAGCTTTATCGGATCCTTTGCCTGAGGTGAGAGGAGCCGCGGCAAAAACTTTTGAATCTTTACATTCAACTGTTGGCTCACGTGCTTTAGACGATATTTTACCTTCAATGCTTGAGGGGTTGAATGACCCTGATCCAACTGTTGCAGAATATACATTAGATGGCCTTCGCCAAGTGATGACAATTAAATCTCGAGTGGTATTGCCATATCTTGTTCCCCAATTAACATCAACTCCAGTAAATACAAAAGCCCTTTCCATATTAGTTTCCGTGGCAGGGGATGCATTAACAAAGTACCTTCCAAAAATTCTGGATGCTTTGCTACATGCACTTTCCGATGCACAAGGAACTGCCTATGAGTACCAAGAATTAGATTATTGTCAAGCAGTAATACTGTCAGTTACAGACGAAATCGGTGTTCGGACAATTGTCGACACTCTAATGATGTCAGCAAAATCTGattgcataaatataagaaagtcgGCGTCAAGTTTACTTTGTGTATTCTGTACTCACTCTCCAGGTGATTATTCCCAATATGTTCCACAATTGTTACGCAGTTTATTACGCCTAATGGCTGATTCCAATCGcgacattttacaaaattcatgGGATGCGTTAAACTCAGTTGTGAAAACTTTAGATTCAACCCAACAAATTTCTCTAGTGTGTGACGTTAGACAAGCCGTTCGGTTTGCTTCGAGCGAAATTAAAGGTTCCGAGCTGCCGGGCTTTTGCCTTCCGAAAGGAATTACGCCTCTACTTCCCGTCTTTCGGGAAGCAATTTTGAATGGAATGCCAGATGTTAAAGAAAATGCAGCAAATGAAGGGTTAGGTGAAATTATTTCTCTAACCAGTGCTCAGTCTTTACAGCCATCTGTTGTTCAAATAACTGGACCGTTAATTCGAATTCTAGGAGATCGTTTTAATGCAGGTGTCAAGGCAGCTGTACTGGAAACATTagctattttattgaaaaaagttggaGTCATGTTGAAACAATTTTTACCGCAGTTACAAACAACATTTCTGAAGGCTTTACACGACTCGAACAGAAGTGTTCGCATGAAAGCTGGGCAAGCAATATCTGAATTGGTTATCATACATTCACGGCCTGattcaatatttaatgaaattcacaATGGGATAAAATCTAATGACGACCCGTCCATGCGAGAAACTATGTTAGCGGCAATACGTTTAAGTATTAATTTAGCTGGAGAAAAAATGTCTGAATGTTTAAAGCTACAATTAAGCGCTACTCTACTAAATATGATAGGACATTCAGAAGAAATTAGTCGATCTGCTTCTGCAGGTTGTTTAGGagcacttttgaaatatttatcgaTTCAACAAGTTGATGATTTATTAGAGCTTCATATCTTCGTTGCTGGAAATGGTGACGTATTATTAAAACACGGACGAACCGCAGCCCTGTTTGTGGCATTGAAAGAGAGTCCTGCAATTATTACTTCGAAATATGAATCCAAGTTGATAGAATTTATCACTTCTAGTATTTCAtcagacaaaataaatattgcaagcaGTGGTGTTCGCGCAATGACGTGTTTATTGCACTATTATATGTCGAATGATATTATGTGCTCTCCAATAATAGTTTCATGCTTTACAAGGGCTATGAATCACAAAAGCAACGAAATAAAACAGATTGTTGCTAAAAGCTGTAATTACTTGGCAAAAACGTTAGCTATTGATAAGATGAGCCCAGATGTTATTAAACAGCTCGTACCAATGCTAGTTAACGGTaccaaagaaaaaaatggttatgtaaagtctaaCTCTGAGATAGCTTTAGTTTCAATTTTGCATCTCCGTGATAACGATACTACTTTTAGCTATGTTTGTCAACTTTTAGAAGTTGGCGCGAGGGATTCCTTAAATGAAGTTGTAAACAAAGTTTTGCGTAAAGCTGCTGTCCAAGCTATTGGTAAAGACGAAGAATTTGATGACACAATATTGAATTGA
- the LOC138858901 gene encoding stalled ribosome sensor GCN1-like, with product MLAAIRLSINLAGEKMSECLKLQLSATLLNMIGHSEEISRSASAGCLGALLKYLSIQQVDDLLELHIFVAGNGDVLLKHGRTAALFVALKESPAIITSKYESKLIEFITSSISSDKINIASSGVRAMTCLLHYYMSNDIMCSPIIVSCFTRAMNHKSNEIKQIVAKSCNYLAKTLAIDKMSPDVIKQLVPMLVNGTKEKNGYVKSNSEIALVSILHLRDNDTTFSYVCQLLEVGARDSLNEVVNKVLRKVAVQAIGKDEEFDDTILN from the coding sequence ATGTTAGCGGCAATACGTTTAAGTATTAATTTAGCTGGAGAAAAAATGTCTGAATGTTTAAAGCTACAATTAAGCGCTACTCTACTAAATATGATAGGACATTCAGAAGAAATTAGTCGATCTGCTTCTGCAGGTTGTTTAGGagcacttttgaaatatttatcgaTTCAACAAGTTGATGATTTATTAGAGCTTCATATCTTCGTTGCTGGAAATGGTGACGTATTATTAAAACACGGACGAACCGCAGCCCTGTTTGTGGCATTGAAAGAGAGTCCTGCAATTATTACTTCGAAATATGAATCCAAGTTGATAGAATTTATCACTTCTAGTATTTCAtcagacaaaataaatattgcaagcaGTGGTGTTCGCGCAATGACGTGTTTATTGCACTATTATATGTCGAATGATATTATGTGCTCTCCAATAATAGTTTCATGCTTTACAAGGGCTATGAATCACAAAAGCAACGAAATAAAACAGATTGTTGCTAAAAGCTGTAATTACTTGGCAAAAACGTTAGCTATTGATAAGATGAGCCCAGATGTTATTAAACAGCTCGTACCAATGCTAGTTAACGGTaccaaagaaaaaaatggttatgtaaagtctaatTCTGAGATAGCTTTAGTTTCAATTTTGCATCTCCGTGATAACGATACTACTTTTAGCTATGTTTGTCAACTTTTAGAAGTTGGCGCGAGGGATTCCTTAAATGAAGTTGTAAACAAAGTTTTGCGTAAAGTTGCTGTCCAAGCTATTGGTAAAGACGAAGAATTTGATGACACAATATTGAATTGA
- the LOC138855796 gene encoding LOW QUALITY PROTEIN: stalled ribosome sensor GCN1-like (The sequence of the model RefSeq protein was modified relative to this genomic sequence to represent the inferred CDS: deleted 1 base in 1 codon), with protein sequence MSMLKAAFAGNPKAVSLHFDKLLMQLLKLLTCPIAAESLEKLYFKFREACFEDSFDLGRDIAVMTVRLENPRIDLPNEWITNDMNEIIESILLNIHKLLIYRHTDEHKNTSNTLFSAPSFTTYTFEFLKRAFATNFVVNSEELLLIGIQLIESHAQIRGFTVFGEVTDYNHPKYMPRLEMSKLLLNFINMYQGRVQTQTVGGLLEVANLSSGEDYCAYATNDEIEIFLNSLESSKESVREVSLRVLKIIKKVILFKNEMHQNLISRLKLRLWIAKYDTSGENRILASDLWESAKFVPPELDDVLLLVTHKELCIQKAASASLVQLLSTNHEQVKYTAKSLLDIYREKLTMIPPKLDQFDREIFPAIDQWEPRRGIAISISQVSKFFDVDDVNEIMQFMVAQGFRDRNETVHKEMLASALCIVDCHGQETIVNLLPVFEDFLDKAPKSQTFDNVRQAVVILMGSLARHLEADDIRIEPIVRRLISALSTPSQQVQEAVANCLPHLVSSVKDKAPEIIKKLLQQLIKSDKYGERRGAAYGIAGIVKGLGILSLKQFDIMSKLTTFIQEKKNYKSREGALFAFEVLCTTLGRLFEPYIVHVLPHLLQCFGDSSQYVRQAADDTAKVVMGKLSAHGVKLVLPSLLNALDEDFWRTKTASVKLLGAMAFCARKQLSSCLPNIVPKLIEVLGDSHTKMQEAGADALKVIGSVIKNPEIQAIVPILLTALEDPSKNTSNCLHSLLQTKFVHFIDAPSLALIMPVVERAFMDRSTETRKMAAQIIGNMYSLTDQKDLVPYLPNIIPGLKMSLLDPVPEVRAISARALGAMVRGIGESSFEDLLPWLMQTLTSESSSVDRSGAAQGLAEVVGGLGVQKLHQLMPDIITTAERTDIAPHVKDGYIMMFIYMPGPFPKDFTPYIGQIINPILKALADENEYVRDTALKAGQRIVNLYAESAVMLLLPELEKGLFDDNWRIRFSSVQLLGDLLYRISGVSGKMTTETASEDDNFGTEQSHTAIIRFLGEERRNRVLSGLYMGRSDVSLMVRQASLHVWKVVVTNTPRTLREILPTLFSLLLGCLASTSYDKRQVAARTLGDLVRKLGERVLPEIIPILEKGLNSEHPDQRQGVCIGLSEIMTSTSKEMVLSFVNSLVPTVRRALSDPLPEVRGAAAKTFESLHSTVGSRALDDILPSMLEGLNDPDPM encoded by the exons ATGTCTATGTTAAAGGCGGCATTCGCAGGAAATCCTAAAGCAGTTTCATTACATTTTGATAAGTTATTAATGCAATTATTAAAGTTACTTACATGTCCAATCGCAGCTGAATCGTTggaaaaactttatttcaaatttcgagAAGCATGCTTTGAAGATAGCTTTGACTTGGGTAGAGATATTGCTGTAATGACCGTACGATTAGAAAACCCACGGATAGATTTGCCAAATGAATGGATAACAAACGATATGAACGAGATCATTGAAAGTATTTTACTCAACATCCATAAACTCTTAATATACCGTCATACTGatgaacataaaaatacatcaaACACTCTATTTAGCGCACCgtcctttaca acatatacattcgagTTTTTAAAACGAGCGTTTGCGACAAATTTCGTAGTGAACAGCGAAGAATTGTTGTTGATTGGTATTCAATTGATTGAAAGTCATGCTCAAATTAGAGGCTTTACGGTGTTTGGTGAAGTGACAGACTACAACCACCCTAAGTACATGCCTCGTTTAGAAATGTCGAAATTACtactcaattttataaatatgtaccaaGGCAGAGTTCAAACACAAACCGTAGGTGGACTTTTGGAAGTGGCAAACTTAAGTTCTGGGGAAGACTACTGTGCATATGCTACTAACGATGAGAtagagatatttttaaattcgttgGAAAGCAGCAAAGAGTCAGTAAGAGAAGTTTCATTGAGGGttctgaaaattattaaaaaagttattttgtttaaaaatgaaatgcaccaaaatttaatttctcgtTTAAAACTTCGATTGTGGATTGCTAAATATGACACTTCGGGTGAAAATCGCATATTAGCTTCAGATTTGTGGGAATCGGCTAAATTTGTACCACCTGAATTAGATGATGTACTTTTGCTTGTCACACATAAGGAGCTTTGTATACAAAAAGCTGCTTCTGCTTCTCTTGTGCAATTACTTTCCACTAATCATGAACAGGTAAAATATACAGCAAAATCTTTACTCGATATATACAGAGAAAAATTGACCATGATTCCTCCTAAATTGGATCAATTCGATCGAGAAATTTTTCCTGCTATAGATCAATGGGAGCCTCGAAGAGGAATTGCCATATCAATATCACaggtttccaaattttttgatgTTGACGACGTTAATGAAATTATGCAATTTATGGTAGCACAAGGATTTAGAGATCGTAATGAAACTGTCCATAAAGAAATGCTTGCATCTGCTCTTTGTATAGTGGATTGTCATGGACAAGAAACTATAGTCAACTTGTTACCAGTTTTCGAAGACTTTTTAGACAAAGCACCGAAATCACAAACCTTCGATAACGTTAGACAAGCTGTGGTCATTTTAATGGGATCATTAGCTCGACACTTAGAAGCTGATGATATTCGAATTGAACCTATAGTGCGAAGGCTAATTTCAGCTCTGTCAACACCTTCTCAGCAAGTACAAGAAGCCGTGGCTAATTGCTTACCACATTTAGTTTCATCGGTGAAAGATAAAGCTCctgaaattataaagaaattattgcaACAACTAATAAAATCTGATAAGTATGGAGAGCGGAGGGGTGCAGCTTATGGAATTGCGGGCATTGTGAAAGGCTTGGGAATTTTGTCATTGAAACAATTCGatataatgtcaaaattaacgACATTTAtacaagagaaaaaaaattataaatcacgGGAAGGTgcactttttgcttttgaagTATTATGTACAACCCTTGGACGTTTATTTGAGCCTTACATTGTTCATGTACTACCTCATCTATTGCAATGCTTTGGAGACTCGTCTCAATACGTTAGGCAAGCAGCTGATGATACGGCAAAAGTAGTTATGGGTAAACTTTCGGCACATGGAGTTAAACTTGTTCTTCCATCGTTACTTAATGCTTTAGATGAAGATTTTTGGCGAACGAAGACAGCTTCGGTTAAACTTCTGGGAGCTATGGCATTTTGTGCACGCAAACAATTGTCATCATGTTTACCTAACATAGTTCCAAAACTAATCGAAGTACTTGGTGACTCGCATACTAAAATGCAGGAAGCTGGTGCTGACGCACTCAAAGTAATAGGATCCGTAATAAAAAATCCCGAAATTCAAGCTATCGTTCCTATATTATTGACAGCTTTAGAAGATCCatcaaaaaatacttcaaattgTTTGCACAGTTtacttcaaacaaaatttgtacaTTTTATAGATGCACCATCTTTGGCCCTAATAATGCCTGTGGTTGAGAGAGCATTCATGGATAGATCTACCGAGACTCGAAAAATGGCAGCTCAAATCATAGGTAATATGTACTCTCTTACCGATCAAAAGGATTTAGTGCCATATTTGCCTAATATAATTCCTGGTCTAAAGATGTCTCTTCTTGACCCCGTGCCGGAGGTTAGAGCCATCTCTGCGAGAGCATTAGGAGCTATGGTTCGTGGAATAGGTGAATCTTCATTTGAAGATCTACTACCATGGTTGATGCAAACCTTGACATCAGAATCTAGTAGTGTCGACCGCAGTGGAGCTGCTCAAGGTCTTGCCGAAGTTGTTGGCGGTTTAGGAGTGCAAAAGTTGCATCAATTAATGCCAGATATTATCACAACTGCGGAGAGAACAGATATTGCCCCACATGTGAAAGATGGATATATAatgatgtttatatatatgccaGGGCCTTTCCCTAAAGATTTTACTCCTTATATTGGCCAAATAATTAATCCTATATTAAAAGCATTGGCTGATGAGAATGAGTATGTTCGGGACACGGCATTAAAAGCGGGGCAACGCATAGTGAATTTGTACGCCGAATCAGCAGTGATGCTTCTTCTTCCTGAACTAGAAAAGGGTTTATTTGATGATAACTGGAGAATACGGTTTAGTTCTGTTCAATTATTAGGAGATTTGCTATACAGAATATCGGGCGTATCTGGAAAAATGACTACAGAAACGGCAAGTGAAGATGATAATTTTGGAACCGAACAGTCACATACTGCCATAATAAGATTTTTAGGCGAAGAAAGGCGAAATAGAGTTCTTTCAGGCCTTTATATGGGTCGGAGTGATGTATCACTGATGGTACGACAAGCGTCACTACATGTTTGGAAAGTCGTAGTAACAAACACACCACGCACACTAAGGGAAATCTTACCTACATTATTTAGTTTACTATTAGGATGTTTGGCAAGCACCAGCTATGATAAACGTCAAGTTGCTGCGCGAACGTTAGGAGATTTGGTGAGAAAATTGGGAGAGAGAGTACTTCCCGAAATAATACCAATATTAGAGAAGGGACTTAATTCGGAACATCCAGATCAACGTCAAGGAGTTTGCATTGGCCTATCGGAAATAATGACCTCAACTTCTAAAGAAATGGTATTGTCGTTCGTTAACAGTCTAGTTCCAACAGTAAGAAGAGCTTTATCGGATCCTTTGCCTGAGGTGAGAGGAGCCGCGGCAAAAACTTTTGAATCTTTACATTCAACTGTTGGCTCACGTGCTTTAGACGATATTTTACCTTCAATGCTTGAGGGGTTGAATGACCCTGATCCAATG